From Watersipora subatra chromosome 8, tzWatSuba1.1, whole genome shotgun sequence, a single genomic window includes:
- the LOC137402432 gene encoding piggyBac transposable element-derived protein 4-like, whose protein sequence is MASSSQRPAKSTRRAQFVLADSIIDNSDSDSNFSDVNLMDFDISDGSSDDDASVVGPRDDGGDAISNDGVWTVIRNLTNDKCPNVNDFTSPIGPVFVPPEATAVDYFERFFAPTEQGGVSLWEHLVIETNKYKEYYTRNKQVLKQHSKVHKWKDVTEEQMKAFIGTILNMGINRKKTIESYWDSTNWSQIVPPFKETFTQDTFKLILRFFHVSDSDQEPEKGTPEYDQLYKFRPVLEHLNKAWQKEFNLGHVLSIDESIVGFKGRHPLVNYIRIKKHHQWGPKEYNLCDSATGYCSQTMYHTKGMTKGVSGQPFSVCEALMEPHINKNHHLIVDNYYTSVDLCEKFLTKGTYVTGTVRAGRVKLPNEMKVKMKNKGEILASRKGNLLAVSWVDRKQVRLLSTCSTANMVEKEVFNGTRKVPQVVVDYNSGMGGVDQSDQMTDQYSGEFRTVKLWKKVVLHLIDRTATNAYTCYKANPNIVGKKMDHHRFLIQLVEGLIGDYREPRKHVGRPSCSPVARKTARHFLEVIPDGKRKKCTVCAKPRGQGYKGSRIGTWCKDCGVGLCKGACFNSYHT, encoded by the coding sequence atggCTTCATCTTCCCAACGACCTGCTAAATCAACTCGAAGGGCCCAGTTCGTTTTGGCAGATTCTATTATTGATAACTCAGACAGTGActcaaatttttctgatgtGAATCTAATGGACTTTGATATAAGTGACGGGTCTAGTGATGACGATGCCTCTGTTGTTGGGCCAAGGGATGATGGAGGAGATGCAATTAGTAATGATGGGGTTTGGACTGTAATTAGAAACCTTACCAATGACAAATGCCCCAATGTCAATGATTTTACCAGTCCCATTGGGCCAGTATTTGTTCCACCAGAGGCAACTGCAGTGGATTATTTTGAGAGATTTTTTGCTCCAACTGAGCAGGGGGGTGTTTCTTTGTGGGAACATCTAGTCATTGAAACCAACAAGTATAAAGAGTACTATACAAGAAATAAACAGGTTCTCAAGCAGCACTCCAAAGTACACAAGTGGAAAGATGTAACAGAAGAACAAATGAAAGCATTTATTGGCACTATCTTGAACATGGGTATAAATAGAAAGAAGACTATTGAATCCTACTGGGACAGCACCAACTGGAGTCAGATTGTCCCACCATTCAAAGAAACATTTACACAGGATACTTTCAAACTAATCTTGCGTTTCTTTCATGTCAGTGACAGTGACCAAGAGCCAGAGAAAGGAACACCGGAATATGATCAGCTCTACAAGTTCAGACCAGTACTAGAGCATCTAAACAAAGCTTGGCAAAAAGAGTTTAATCTGGGGCATGTTCTCTCGATTGATGAATCTATAGTGGGTTTTAAGGGGAGGCATCCTTTGGTGAATTACATACGCATCAAGAAACACCATCAGTGGGGGCCGAAGGAATATAACTTGTGTGACTCTGCAACCGGCTACTGTTCACAGACTATGTATCATACTAAGGGAATGACAAAAGGTGTCTCTGGTCAGCCATTTTCTGTATGTGAAGCACTCATGGAGCCTCATATAAACAAAAACCACCATCTCATAGTGGATAACTACTACACAAGTGTAGACCTTTGTGAAAAGTTTCTGACCAAAGGCACATACGTCACAGGAACTGTAAGAGCAGGCCGTGTGAAACTTCCAAACGAAATGAAAGTGAAAATGAAGAACAAAGGAGAGAtattggctagtagaaaaggCAACCTTCTTGCAGTCAGTTGGGTGGACAGAAAGCAGGTCAGATTGTTGTCCACTTGCTCAACAGCGAACATGGTAGAGAAAGAAGTATTCAATGGAACCAGGAAAGTTCCACAGGTAGTAGTAGATTACAATTCTGGAATGGGGGGCGTAGATCAATCTGATCAGATGACCGATCAATATTCTGGGGAGTTTCGCACAGTAAAGCTGTGGAAGAAAGTAGTCCTACACCTCATTGACAGAACTGCTACCAATGCTTATACCTGCTACAAGGCTAATCCCAACATTGTAGGAAAGAAGATGGACCATCACCGCTTTCTTATTCAGTTAGTCGAAGGGTTGATTGGAGATTACCGTGAGCCTAGAAAACATGTAGGACGACCTAGCTGCTCTCCAGTTGCAAGGAAAACTGCCAGGCATTTCCTTGAAGTCATTCCAGATGGTAAAAGAAAGAAATGTACTGTATGTGCTAAACCAAGAGGTCAAGGCTACAAAGGTTCTAGAATCGGTACATGGTGCAAAGATTGTGGAGTCGGATTGTGCAAAGGTGCTTGCTTCAACTCTTATCACACTTAG